A single window of Aphidius gifuensis isolate YNYX2018 linkage group LG1, ASM1490517v1, whole genome shotgun sequence DNA harbors:
- the LOC122847598 gene encoding conserved oligomeric Golgi complex subunit 8 has protein sequence MDIETEKVIELVFPDGIPDSWKDNPDFYQYLSKLKNFDVDQLNKEPDHLIDEKNNVLKTTQEFAFKNYKTFIQTAESSREIFHQFKETEKSLENLLTKIPEFVDKCQSFCDKSKTINTQRRMNTLTLKKNTEMLEILEMPQLMESCLQNGHYNEALELSQFARQLSSKHQDIPIIQSIVSEIENSWSGMVGQVVGSLRGDLPLPKCLQLVGLLRSMDAFTESELRIKFLQARDSWLQSLLNSIPKDEPNFHLTKTIEYSRIHLFNIITQYRAMFNDDNDYMSQNRDIIINESAIFYHWIEEKITQFLRTLENDLPNVTSIDSILGQCTYFALSFGRVGVDFTSRMSDIFVNNIGYKYQKNINTTTKKFEKDMESFTLINKIHKNDIKYDTNNIKNENPPELLVDFYPLAEYCNGLIFTFNEFRLCAPVALAEIFTKTLEESLLSVAKGILIFYKQEQQAFTAAERENMIKFAECFSDHLVPYIQYCIHAIFPQNQIALHLDTTVTQLQKEGICYLDRKKIIAPLISLLPIKSMQESFLSSLPMTDSMINKTIESELDEEQVKQEITPSNLDIDTDVTTNEENENIKDTSDTENIIENDKQDDKLDTKIEE, from the exons atggataTAGAAACTGAAAAAGTTATTGAACTTGTTTTTCCAGATGGAATTCCAG attcATGGAAAGATAATCCAGATTTTTATCAGTATTTatcaaaactaaaaaattttgatgttgatcaattaaataaagaaccagatcatttaattgatgaaaaaaataatgtattaaaaacaacacaagaatttgcatttaaaaattacaaaacattTATACAAACTGCTGAAAGTTCACgtgaaatatttcatcaa tttaaagaAACTGAAAAaagtttagaaaatttattaacaaaaatacctgaatttgttgataaatgtcaatcattttgtgataaatcaaaaacaataaataccCAAAGACGAATGAAtacattaacattaaaaaagaataCTGAAATGTTGGAGATATTAGAAATGCCACAATTAATGGAATCATGTTTACAAAATGGTCATTACAATGAGGCACTTGAATTATCACAATTTGCACGTCAATTATCATCGAAACATCAAGATATACCAATTATACAATCAATTGTtagtgaaattgaaaatagttGGTCAGGAATGGTTGGACAAGTTGTTGGTTCACTACGTGGTGATTTACCACTACCAAAATGTTTACAACTTGTTGGTTTATTACGTTCAATGGATGCATTTACAGAATCTGAActaagaattaaatttttacaagcaaGAGATAGTTGGTTacaaagtttattaaattcaataccAAAAGATGAaccaaattttcatttaactaAAACCATTGAATATTCAagaatacatttatttaatattataacacaATACAGAGCAAtgtttaatgatgataatgattataTGTCACAAAATcgtgatataattattaatgaatcagcaattttttatcattggattgaagaaaaaataacacaattttTACGTACACTTGAAAATGATTTACCAAATGTAACATCAATTGATTCAATACTTGGACAATGTACATATTTTGCATTATCATTTGGACGTGTTGGTGTTGATTTTACAAGTAGAATGTCTGATAtatttgtcaataatattggatataaatatcaaaaaaatattaatacaacaactaaaaaatttgaaaaagataTGGAAAGTTTtacattgattaataaaattcataaaaatgatattaaatatgatacaaataatattaaaaatgaaaatccacCAGAATTATTAGTTGATTTTTATCCACTTGCTGAATATTGTAATggtttaatatttacatttaatgaatttagaCTTTGTGCACCAGTTGCATTGGctgaaatttttacaaaaacatTAGAAGAATCATTACTATCTGTAGCTaaaggaattttaattttttataaacaagaaCAACAg GCCTTTACTGCTGCTGAAAgagaaaatatgataaaatttgctGAATGTTTTAGTGATCATTTGGTTCCTTATATTCAATATTGTATTCATGCTATTTTTCCACAAAATCAAATTGCATTACATCTTGATACAACTGTTACTCAATTACAAAAAGAG gGAATTTGTTATttggatagaaaaaaaattattgcaccACTTATTTCATTGCTTCCTATTAAAAGTATGCAagaatcatttttatcatcattaccaATGACAGAttcaatgattaataaaacaattgaatctGAGCTAGATGAAGAACAAGTTAAACAAGAAATTACTCCATCCAATTTAGATATTGATACTGATGTAACGacaaatgaagaaaatgaaaatatcaaagacaCAAGTGACACTGAAAACATCATCGAAAATGATAAACAAGATGATAAATTAGATACAAAAATAGAagaataa
- the LOC122847599 gene encoding NADH dehydrogenase [ubiquinone] iron-sulfur protein 5, whose amino-acid sequence MSATITPLIKTVFTDLFAPLISYQSHPRCATRELEVVDCMEAYGIYQGQTKCRILMDDFRECVTATKQNHRINIMIDERDRQVADGERDPKDHYVKPPRPDSY is encoded by the coding sequence atGTCGGCTACAATAACTCCATTAATAAAAACTGTTTTCACTGATTTATTTGCACCATTGATTAGTTATCAAAGTCATCCAAGATGTGCTACACGTGAACTTGAAGTTGTTGATTGTATGGAAGCATATGGAATTTATCAAGGACAAACAAAATGTCGTATTTTGATGGATGATTTTAGAGAATGTGTTACAGcaacaaaacaaaatcatcgtattaatattatgattgaTGAAAGAGATCGTCAAGTTGCTGATGGTGAACGTGATCCAAAAGATCATTATGTTAAACCACCACGTCCAgacagttattaa